From Streptomyces fungicidicus, one genomic window encodes:
- a CDS encoding carbohydrate ABC transporter permease, with protein MAQQTIRPAPGAPKTPPAPGGGRRNGPRPRRAPRPRTVLVTAVAWLIAAVFLLPYAQMVITALRPAGELRDATYLPGEFAWSNFIDVWRESHLGDNLRVTLLVAGGSTLLVLLVAIPAAYYTARVRFRGRKLFLLLVLVTQMFQPTSLLVGLYREFYQLGMLNSVWTLVLCNAAFNLAFAIWILTAYFSAIPEELEEAAMIDGLSRGRALLRVTLPLAMPGVVTAVIFTFIAAWNEFVMGLTLSTVPESQPLTVGINSFIGNYTVQWNYLFAASVIAIVPVVVLFAFIERHVVSGLTAGSVK; from the coding sequence ATGGCCCAGCAGACGATCCGTCCCGCCCCCGGCGCCCCGAAGACGCCGCCGGCCCCCGGCGGCGGCCGGCGGAACGGTCCCCGGCCCCGGCGCGCGCCGCGCCCCCGCACGGTCCTCGTCACCGCCGTCGCCTGGCTGATCGCCGCGGTCTTCCTGCTGCCGTACGCGCAGATGGTGATCACCGCGCTCCGCCCGGCCGGTGAACTGCGCGACGCCACCTACCTCCCGGGGGAGTTCGCCTGGTCCAACTTCATCGACGTCTGGCGGGAGTCGCACCTCGGCGACAACCTGCGGGTCACCCTGCTGGTGGCCGGCGGCTCCACTCTGCTGGTCCTGCTCGTCGCCATCCCCGCCGCCTACTACACGGCCCGCGTCAGATTCCGCGGCCGCAAGCTGTTCCTGCTGCTCGTCCTGGTCACCCAGATGTTCCAGCCCACCTCCCTGCTGGTCGGCCTCTACCGCGAGTTCTACCAATTGGGCATGCTCAACTCGGTGTGGACCCTCGTGCTGTGCAACGCCGCGTTCAACCTGGCGTTCGCGATCTGGATCCTCACCGCCTACTTCTCGGCCATACCCGAGGAGTTGGAGGAGGCGGCCATGATCGACGGACTGAGCCGCGGCCGCGCGCTGCTCCGGGTGACGCTGCCGCTCGCCATGCCGGGCGTCGTCACCGCGGTGATCTTCACCTTCATCGCCGCGTGGAACGAGTTCGTCATGGGCCTGACCCTGTCCACCGTTCCGGAGAGCCAGCCCCTGACGGTCGGCATCAACAGCTTCATCGGCAACTACACCGTCCAGTGGAACTACCTGTTCGCCGCGTCCGTGATCGCGATCGTGCCCGTCGTGGTGCTCTTCGCCTTCATCGAACGCCACGTGGTGTCCGGGCTCACCGCCGGCTCGGTGAAGTAG
- a CDS encoding DeoR/GlpR family DNA-binding transcription regulator translates to MSKHERWNKLLELLAGEGRVDVDDAAVALDVSPATIRRDLDELAEQQMLVRTRGGAVAHGVSYELPLRYKTSRHASEKQRIATAVAEMIADGDVVGLNGGTTTTEVARALGLRAGGGSTGRGRREAAEASAPMFTVVTNALNIAGELAVRPQVKIVVTGGVARPQTYELVGPLTVGVLNEVVLDVAVLGVDGVDPRLGLMTHQEDEASISRLFAERARRVIVVTDASKMGRRAFARICGLDRVDVLVTDSALPSEMAARLTEAGIKVHAV, encoded by the coding sequence ATGTCCAAGCACGAGCGGTGGAACAAGCTGCTGGAACTGCTGGCCGGCGAGGGCAGGGTCGACGTCGACGACGCGGCCGTCGCGCTCGACGTGTCGCCGGCGACCATCCGCCGCGACCTGGACGAACTCGCCGAACAGCAGATGCTCGTCCGCACCCGCGGCGGAGCGGTCGCGCACGGGGTCTCCTACGAGCTTCCGCTGCGCTACAAGACCTCCCGCCACGCCTCCGAGAAGCAGCGCATCGCGACGGCCGTGGCGGAGATGATCGCCGACGGCGACGTGGTGGGCCTCAACGGCGGCACCACGACGACCGAGGTGGCCCGGGCCCTGGGACTGCGGGCGGGAGGCGGTTCCACCGGCCGGGGAAGGCGGGAGGCGGCAGAGGCGTCGGCGCCCATGTTCACGGTGGTCACCAACGCGCTCAACATCGCCGGTGAGCTGGCGGTACGCCCCCAGGTGAAGATCGTGGTCACCGGCGGGGTGGCCCGTCCCCAGACGTACGAACTCGTGGGCCCGCTCACCGTGGGGGTGCTGAACGAGGTCGTGCTCGACGTCGCCGTGCTCGGGGTCGACGGCGTCGACCCGCGGTTGGGCCTGATGACCCACCAGGAGGACGAGGCCAGCATCAGCCGTCTGTTCGCCGAGCGGGCGCGCCGCGTGATCGTGGTCACCGACGCGTCGAAGATGGGCCGGCGCGCCTTCGCGAGGATCTGCGGACTGGACCGCGTCGACGTCCTGGTGACCGACTCCGCGCTGCCGTCCGAGATGGCGGCCAGGCTCACGGAAGCGGGGATCAAGGTCCACGCCGTGTGA
- a CDS encoding Gfo/Idh/MocA family protein, whose product MPEIPAVSRRLLLGGALATGAMAAGVGAAHAAPADPALPLPAHSPRRGNSQKSMVNVPFDVHETVRVGLIGIGNRGSGMGEGWSAVPGCRVTAVCDIRANRAKSLADRLVAAGRPRPAEYGGTADAYAKMLRRDDIDLVYIATPWEFHYEQGKAALEAGKHVVVELPIATELDELWDLVDTSERTRRHLLLAENCSYGRNELAMLKMAHDGMFGDVTNGHGGYLHDLRELLFSDTYYTDSWRRLWHTRSTASFYPMHGLAPIAAAMDINRGDRMTVLRATATEPKGLADYRERFIDRSHPSWKETYVNGDLVTCLIDTAKGRVIRAEHDVSSPRPYSRINSLAGSRGIFEDYAGTSSTGGRIYVEPDHGGHSWRDFDAYRKEFDHWLWKKIGDDAANNGGHGGMDYVLQWRTVQLMRAGLVPDIDVYDSAAWCSPVPLSVKSLAAGGRPVAVPDFTRGSWVNLRMGLDSRESSMPPVA is encoded by the coding sequence ATGCCCGAAATCCCCGCAGTCTCCCGCCGCTTGCTGCTGGGAGGTGCGCTGGCCACCGGGGCGATGGCGGCCGGCGTCGGAGCCGCGCACGCGGCGCCCGCCGATCCCGCCTTGCCGCTTCCGGCCCACTCGCCCCGGCGCGGCAACTCCCAGAAGTCGATGGTCAACGTGCCCTTCGACGTCCACGAGACCGTCCGCGTCGGCCTGATCGGGATCGGCAACCGGGGGTCCGGCATGGGCGAGGGCTGGTCCGCCGTCCCCGGCTGCCGGGTCACCGCGGTCTGCGACATCCGCGCCAACCGCGCCAAGTCCCTGGCCGACCGTCTCGTCGCCGCGGGCAGACCCCGCCCCGCCGAGTACGGCGGCACCGCGGACGCCTACGCGAAGATGCTGCGGCGCGACGACATCGACCTCGTCTACATCGCCACGCCCTGGGAGTTCCACTACGAGCAGGGCAAGGCCGCGCTGGAGGCCGGCAAGCACGTCGTCGTCGAACTGCCCATAGCCACCGAACTCGACGAGCTCTGGGACCTGGTCGACACCTCCGAGCGCACCCGCCGGCATCTGCTCCTCGCGGAGAACTGCTCCTACGGGCGCAACGAGCTGGCGATGCTGAAGATGGCCCACGACGGAATGTTCGGCGACGTCACCAACGGCCACGGCGGCTACCTGCACGACCTGCGGGAACTGCTGTTCTCCGACACGTACTACACCGACTCCTGGCGCCGCCTGTGGCACACCCGCAGCACCGCCTCGTTCTATCCGATGCACGGCCTCGCGCCGATCGCCGCCGCCATGGACATCAACCGCGGCGACCGCATGACCGTGCTGCGGGCCACCGCCACCGAGCCCAAGGGCCTCGCCGACTACCGGGAGCGGTTCATCGACAGGTCCCACCCCTCGTGGAAGGAGACCTATGTCAACGGTGACCTGGTCACCTGTCTGATCGACACCGCGAAGGGCCGCGTCATCAGGGCCGAGCACGACGTCAGTTCGCCCCGGCCGTACAGCAGGATCAACAGCCTGGCCGGCAGCCGCGGCATCTTCGAGGACTACGCGGGAACCTCGTCGACCGGCGGACGGATCTACGTCGAGCCCGACCACGGCGGGCACTCCTGGCGCGACTTCGACGCCTACCGCAAGGAGTTCGACCACTGGCTGTGGAAGAAGATCGGCGACGACGCGGCGAACAACGGCGGCCACGGCGGCATGGACTACGTGCTGCAGTGGCGCACCGTCCAGCTGATGCGGGCCGGTCTCGTCCCCGACATCGACGTCTACGACTCCGCGGCCTGGTGCTCGCCCGTCCCGCTGAGCGTCAAGTCCCTGGCGGCGGGCGGCCGTCCGGTGGCGGTCCCGGACTTCACCCGCGGCTCCTGGGTGAACCTGCGCATGGGCCTGGACTCCCGCGAGTCGAGCATGCCGCCCGTCGCCTGA
- a CDS encoding extracellular solute-binding protein, with the protein MLVLSAACAAGALVLTACGGGGTGESADGTVTLKLVAADYGDKASNSSTLYWKDVAGRFEAANPKIKVDVQVINWNDIDSQVKTMVQSGNMPDVLQTGGYADKVADDLLYKAEEVLSPATRDNLVDSFAKAGEVDGVQYGIPFVSSARALFYNKKVFADAGITEPPKTWDDVRSAAERIKAKTPGIAPYALPLGPEEAQGESLIWELGNGGGYTDAKGRYTLDSKANIETFTWLRDNLVEPGLTYGNPAATDRRTAFADFAAGKAGMLNGHPSLIQMSKDGKVDYGIAPIPGKDGALDSTLGVADWMMAFKDRGNQEEIRKFLDFAYAKENTLKFDELYNLMPVTEDTLQEMTSSGRHKDLEPFFELLPKAAFYPLGDTTWDAVSAEIKKSGGTAVGDDPAKVLGDLQRKAEQAVADR; encoded by the coding sequence ATGCTCGTCCTCTCGGCGGCCTGCGCGGCCGGTGCCCTGGTGCTCACGGCGTGCGGTGGCGGCGGCACCGGTGAGTCCGCGGACGGCACCGTGACGCTGAAGCTCGTGGCCGCCGACTACGGGGACAAGGCGTCCAACAGCTCCACCCTCTACTGGAAGGACGTGGCCGGGCGCTTCGAGGCCGCCAACCCGAAGATCAAGGTCGACGTCCAGGTCATCAACTGGAACGACATCGACTCGCAGGTCAAGACGATGGTCCAGAGCGGCAACATGCCGGACGTCCTGCAGACCGGCGGCTACGCCGACAAGGTCGCCGACGACCTCCTCTACAAGGCCGAGGAGGTGCTGTCCCCGGCGACCCGCGACAACCTCGTCGACTCCTTCGCCAAGGCCGGCGAGGTGGACGGCGTCCAGTACGGCATCCCCTTCGTCTCCTCCGCGCGCGCCCTGTTCTACAACAAGAAGGTCTTCGCCGACGCCGGAATCACCGAGCCGCCGAAGACCTGGGACGACGTCAGGTCGGCCGCCGAGCGCATCAAGGCGAAGACCCCCGGCATCGCGCCCTACGCGCTGCCGCTCGGCCCCGAGGAGGCCCAGGGCGAGAGCCTGATCTGGGAACTCGGCAACGGCGGCGGCTACACCGACGCCAAGGGGCGGTACACCCTCGACAGCAAGGCCAACATCGAGACCTTCACCTGGCTGCGGGACAACCTGGTCGAGCCCGGTCTCACCTACGGCAACCCCGCCGCCACCGACCGCAGGACGGCCTTCGCCGACTTCGCCGCGGGCAAGGCCGGGATGCTCAACGGACACCCGTCGCTGATCCAGATGTCCAAGGACGGCAAGGTCGACTACGGCATCGCGCCCATCCCCGGCAAGGACGGCGCACTCGACTCCACCCTCGGCGTGGCCGACTGGATGATGGCCTTCAAGGACCGGGGCAACCAGGAGGAGATCAGGAAGTTCCTCGACTTCGCGTACGCCAAGGAGAACACGCTGAAGTTCGACGAGCTGTACAACCTGATGCCCGTCACCGAGGACACGCTGCAGGAGATGACCTCCAGCGGCAGGCACAAGGACCTCGAGCCGTTCTTCGAGCTGCTGCCCAAGGCGGCCTTCTACCCGCTCGGCGACACGACCTGGGACGCGGTCTCCGCCGAGATCAAGAAGAGCGGCGGAACCGCCGTCGGCGACGACCCGGCCAAGGTGCTCGGCGACCTGCAGAGGAAGGCCGAACAGGCCGTCGCCGACCGGTAG
- a CDS encoding NEW3 domain-containing protein, with protein sequence MAVAAAMALAAVPAATATAAEPPPGPAAARTEVSISSVDLDGPAISTVKVTVKNAGPRKMRSVKVSFAGPAGWAVQPSVAGVSGAFAQGASATAEFRIQVPERRSGFTLRTFTATATYAGGDGAGTATATRTQTSGDPLPDLAAAYNNVGVTDENNTKPGDYDGGGNSFSAQKLAAAGLKPGGRVEALGAELTWPAAAPGTKGNVSSAGQAIALSGKGGKLVLLGSGVTSGATGTATVHYTDGTSTRGSFGFPNWSFDPADAHGATLVASADGRNRQDGYGNAGIAYRIFAHSVPLDPAKQVEFVVLPSNGNVHIFDMAIAP encoded by the coding sequence ATGGCGGTCGCGGCGGCCATGGCGCTCGCCGCCGTGCCCGCCGCCACCGCCACCGCCGCCGAGCCCCCGCCCGGGCCCGCGGCCGCACGGACCGAGGTGTCGATCTCCTCCGTCGACCTGGACGGCCCGGCCATCTCCACGGTGAAGGTGACCGTGAAGAACGCCGGACCCCGGAAGATGCGGTCGGTGAAGGTGTCGTTCGCGGGGCCGGCCGGCTGGGCGGTCCAGCCGTCCGTCGCCGGAGTCTCCGGAGCCTTCGCCCAAGGAGCGTCGGCCACCGCGGAGTTCCGCATCCAGGTCCCCGAGAGGCGGAGCGGTTTCACGCTGCGCACCTTCACCGCCACGGCCACCTACGCCGGCGGTGACGGCGCGGGTACGGCGACCGCCACCCGTACCCAGACGTCCGGCGACCCGCTCCCGGACCTCGCGGCCGCCTACAACAACGTGGGTGTCACCGACGAGAACAACACCAAGCCGGGCGACTACGACGGAGGGGGCAACAGCTTCTCCGCGCAGAAGCTGGCCGCCGCCGGGCTGAAGCCGGGCGGCCGGGTCGAGGCGTTGGGCGCCGAGCTGACCTGGCCGGCGGCGGCCCCCGGCACCAAGGGCAACGTCTCCAGCGCGGGCCAGGCGATCGCCCTGAGCGGCAAGGGCGGCAAGCTGGTCCTCCTCGGCTCCGGCGTCACCAGCGGAGCCACCGGCACGGCCACCGTCCACTACACCGACGGCACCAGCACCCGGGGCTCGTTCGGCTTCCCCAACTGGTCCTTCGATCCGGCCGACGCCCACGGCGCGACGCTGGTGGCCTCCGCCGACGGCCGCAACCGGCAGGACGGGTACGGGAACGCGGGCATCGCCTACCGGATCTTCGCCCACTCCGTCCCGCTGGACCCGGCGAAGCAGGTCGAGTTCGTGGTGCTCCCCTCCAACGGCAACGTCCACATCTTCGACATGGCCATCGCCCCCTGA
- a CDS encoding 1-phosphofructokinase family hexose kinase — protein sequence MILTVTLNAALDVTYGVDRLCPRTSHRVGTAHRRAGGKGVNVARVLSALGRGSVVTGLVGGPTGTLIRDDLRTVPGIRDELVPVRGDSRQTVTVVSHHDGDATVFNEGGPHVTPDEWRAFTDRFASLARHARVVTLCGSLPPGLPSDAYAHLVRTAREAGAVTVLDTSGPPLLDALGAGPDVVKPNAAELAAATGCDDVAGAAARLRALGAGTVVVSSGPDGLYAVTPDGAWRAAPPERLAGNPTGAGDACVAALAAGLADGRRPPGVLREAVALSAAAVPRPVAGDVDADLYRRFRTAVTVEDIHAAHPH from the coding sequence GTGATCCTCACCGTGACCCTGAACGCCGCCCTCGACGTCACCTACGGTGTCGACCGTCTGTGCCCACGCACCTCGCACCGCGTCGGCACCGCCCACCGGCGCGCCGGCGGCAAGGGCGTCAACGTGGCCCGCGTCCTCTCCGCCCTCGGCCGCGGGTCCGTCGTCACCGGGCTCGTGGGCGGGCCCACCGGCACCCTGATCCGCGACGACCTGCGCACCGTCCCCGGCATCCGCGACGAACTCGTCCCCGTCCGCGGCGACTCACGGCAGACCGTCACCGTGGTCTCCCACCACGACGGCGACGCCACCGTGTTCAACGAGGGCGGTCCCCACGTCACCCCGGACGAATGGCGGGCCTTCACCGACCGGTTCGCCTCGCTGGCGCGGCACGCCCGCGTCGTCACGCTCTGCGGCAGCCTGCCGCCGGGACTGCCGTCCGACGCGTACGCCCACCTGGTGCGCACCGCCCGGGAGGCCGGAGCGGTCACCGTGCTGGACACCAGCGGTCCTCCGCTGCTCGACGCGCTGGGGGCGGGTCCCGACGTCGTCAAGCCCAACGCCGCCGAACTCGCCGCCGCCACCGGATGCGACGACGTCGCCGGGGCCGCGGCGCGGCTGCGCGCGCTCGGGGCCGGCACCGTCGTGGTGTCGTCGGGACCCGACGGCCTGTACGCCGTCACCCCGGACGGCGCCTGGCGCGCCGCTCCCCCCGAGCGGCTGGCGGGCAACCCCACCGGGGCGGGCGACGCGTGCGTCGCCGCGCTCGCGGCGGGCCTCGCCGACGGCCGGCGCCCGCCGGGCGTGCTGCGCGAGGCCGTGGCGCTGTCGGCCGCCGCCGTCCCCCGTCCCGTGGCCGGCGACGTCGACGCCGACCTCTACCGCCGCTTCCGTACCGCCGTCACCGTGGAGGACATCCATGCCGCTCACCCGCACTGA
- a CDS encoding MFS transporter → MSSPATAPPAPNKLKRIVAASLIGTTIEWYDFFLYGSAAALVFNKLFFPDSDPLVGTLLSFLTYAVGFAARPIGALVFGHYGDRLGRKKLLVLSLLMMGGATFAIGLLPTHATIGSAAPVLLTVLRLVQGFALGGEWGGAVLLVSEHGDARRRGFWASWPQTGAPAGQLLATGVLSLLTAVLSDSAFGSWGWRIPFLLSGVLVIVGLWIRLSVDESPVFQQALERAETRKADADAERMPVVAVLRHHWRDVLVAMGARMAENISYYVITAFILVYATTSADVSKQTALNAVLIASAVHFAVIPAWGALSDRLGRRPVYLIGAAGVGLWMFPFFALIGTGGFAGLLLAVTVGLVLHGAMYAPQAAFFSEMFATRMRYSGASIGAQFASVAAGAPAPLIATALLADYGSSTPIALYVIAASLLTVVAVAMAKETRHRDLADVAPSGGTRGKADASPAARGAHTV, encoded by the coding sequence ATGTCGTCGCCCGCAACCGCTCCACCAGCACCCAACAAGCTCAAGCGGATCGTCGCCGCGTCCCTCATCGGCACCACGATCGAGTGGTACGACTTCTTCCTCTACGGTTCCGCCGCCGCGCTCGTCTTCAACAAGCTGTTCTTCCCGGACTCCGATCCGCTCGTCGGCACGCTGCTGTCGTTCCTCACCTACGCCGTCGGGTTCGCCGCGCGGCCGATCGGCGCCCTGGTCTTCGGGCACTACGGGGACCGGCTGGGACGCAAGAAGCTGCTGGTGCTGAGCCTGCTGATGATGGGCGGGGCGACGTTCGCGATCGGGTTGCTGCCCACGCACGCCACCATCGGCAGCGCCGCGCCCGTACTGCTGACCGTGCTGCGGCTCGTCCAGGGGTTCGCGCTGGGCGGCGAGTGGGGCGGCGCCGTGCTGCTGGTGTCCGAGCACGGGGACGCCCGGCGGCGCGGCTTCTGGGCCTCGTGGCCGCAGACCGGCGCCCCCGCGGGGCAGTTGCTGGCGACCGGGGTGCTGTCGCTGCTGACCGCCGTGCTGTCGGACTCGGCCTTCGGCTCCTGGGGGTGGCGGATCCCGTTCCTGCTCTCCGGTGTCCTGGTGATCGTCGGTTTGTGGATTCGTCTCTCTGTCGACGAGTCGCCGGTCTTCCAGCAGGCGCTGGAGCGTGCCGAGACCCGCAAGGCGGACGCGGACGCGGAGCGGATGCCGGTAGTCGCGGTCCTGCGGCACCACTGGCGTGACGTGCTGGTGGCGATGGGCGCGCGCATGGCGGAGAACATCAGCTACTACGTGATCACCGCGTTCATCCTCGTGTACGCCACCACGTCGGCCGACGTGTCGAAGCAGACCGCTCTCAACGCGGTGCTCATCGCCTCGGCGGTCCACTTCGCCGTCATCCCGGCCTGGGGCGCGCTGTCGGACCGGCTCGGCAGGCGTCCGGTGTACCTGATCGGCGCGGCGGGCGTGGGACTGTGGATGTTCCCGTTCTTCGCGCTGATCGGCACCGGTGGTTTCGCCGGCCTGCTGCTGGCGGTGACCGTGGGCCTGGTGCTGCACGGGGCGATGTACGCGCCGCAGGCCGCCTTCTTCTCCGAGATGTTCGCGACCCGGATGCGCTACTCCGGTGCCTCCATCGGCGCCCAGTTCGCCTCCGTCGCGGCGGGTGCGCCGGCGCCGCTCATCGCCACCGCGCTGCTGGCGGACTACGGCAGCTCCACCCCGATCGCCCTGTACGTGATCGCGGCGAGCCTGCTGACGGTCGTCGCCGTGGCGATGGCCAAGGAGACCCGCCACCGGGACCTGGCGGACGTGGCCCCGTCGGGCGGGACGCGCGGCAAGGCCGACGCGTCTCCTGCCGCCCGGGGCGCGCACACCGTCTGA
- a CDS encoding class II fructose-bisphosphate aldolase — MPLTRTDDIVGPASRAGVGVGAFNVVQLEHAEAIVSGAEAAGLPVILQISENTARYHGSLAPIGLAALAVARAALTPVAVHLDHAESADLVHEAVRLGFTSVMFDASRLPYDKNLAATREITDHCHAHGVWVEAELGEVGGKDGAHAPGARTDPDEARVFVAATGVDALAVAVGSSHAMTTRDAVLDFALIAALRASVRVPLVLHGSSGVADAGLARAVGAGMTKVNVSTRLNKEFTRAARAHLDAHPETVDPRKYLGPARDAVADGVAHLLGVLHAGRG; from the coding sequence ATGCCGCTCACCCGCACTGACGACATCGTCGGCCCCGCCTCCCGCGCCGGCGTGGGCGTCGGGGCGTTCAACGTGGTGCAGCTCGAACACGCCGAGGCCATCGTGAGCGGTGCCGAGGCCGCGGGGCTGCCCGTGATCCTGCAGATCAGCGAGAACACCGCCCGCTACCACGGCTCCCTCGCACCGATCGGGCTCGCGGCCCTCGCCGTCGCACGCGCGGCGCTCACGCCCGTCGCCGTCCACCTCGATCACGCGGAGTCGGCGGACCTGGTGCACGAGGCGGTACGGCTCGGCTTCACCTCGGTCATGTTCGACGCCTCCAGGCTCCCGTATGACAAGAACCTCGCGGCGACGCGGGAGATCACGGACCACTGCCACGCCCATGGCGTGTGGGTCGAGGCGGAACTCGGCGAGGTCGGGGGCAAGGACGGTGCGCACGCCCCGGGGGCGCGCACCGATCCGGACGAGGCCCGGGTCTTCGTCGCGGCCACCGGGGTCGACGCCCTGGCGGTGGCGGTGGGCAGCTCCCACGCCATGACCACCCGGGACGCCGTCCTGGACTTCGCGCTCATCGCCGCCCTGCGCGCCTCGGTACGCGTCCCGCTGGTCCTGCACGGCTCGTCCGGGGTGGCCGACGCGGGTCTCGCGCGCGCGGTCGGGGCGGGCATGACGAAGGTCAACGTCTCCACCCGTCTGAACAAGGAGTTCACCCGGGCCGCCCGCGCCCACCTGGACGCCCATCCGGAGACCGTCGACCCCCGCAAGTACCTCGGCCCGGCCCGCGACGCCGTCGCGGACGGGGTGGCCCACCTGCTCGGGGTGCTGCACGCCGGGCGGGGCTGA
- a CDS encoding carbohydrate ABC transporter permease produces MSTNVTPGGRRPPRTGRSGAHRRGLGRLGPLPWIGPAVLLIVFVVLWPVYEMVRTSFLKISVSGFVRGWAGPDKYRKLFDEPGLGSVITATVVWTVGVVALTMVLSLALAQLFNQRFPGRRVTRWALIAPWAASVLMTAIGFKWMLDRTAGVLNTLMTDLGVIDQPQDWLGDPATAWPWMMFVAVFVSLPFTTYTLLAGLQTVPGEVYEAARVDGAGAWQTYRRITLPLLRPAFLVGVVINLINVFNSFPVIWGMTRGGPDSDTATTTVFMYQLKNSDIGESAAMSVVNFALVVVMVAAFLKVSGWNKEEA; encoded by the coding sequence GTGTCCACCAACGTCACGCCCGGCGGCCGACGGCCGCCCCGCACGGGCCGGAGCGGCGCCCACCGCCGCGGCCTCGGCCGGCTCGGACCCCTGCCCTGGATCGGCCCCGCCGTCCTGCTCATCGTGTTCGTCGTGCTCTGGCCCGTCTACGAGATGGTCCGCACCTCGTTCCTGAAGATCAGCGTCAGCGGCTTCGTCCGGGGCTGGGCGGGCCCCGACAAGTACCGCAAGCTGTTCGACGAACCGGGCCTCGGCTCGGTGATCACCGCCACCGTCGTGTGGACCGTCGGCGTGGTCGCGCTGACCATGGTGCTCTCGCTGGCCCTGGCCCAGCTCTTCAACCAGCGCTTCCCCGGCCGCCGGGTGACCCGGTGGGCACTCATCGCGCCCTGGGCGGCGTCCGTGCTGATGACCGCCATCGGCTTCAAATGGATGCTCGACCGGACCGCCGGCGTGCTCAACACCCTGATGACCGACCTCGGCGTGATCGATCAGCCCCAGGACTGGCTCGGCGACCCCGCGACCGCCTGGCCCTGGATGATGTTCGTCGCGGTCTTCGTCTCCCTGCCCTTCACCACGTACACCCTGCTCGCCGGCCTGCAGACCGTTCCCGGCGAGGTGTACGAGGCGGCGCGGGTCGACGGCGCCGGCGCCTGGCAGACCTACCGCCGCATCACGCTGCCGCTGCTGCGGCCGGCCTTCCTCGTCGGCGTCGTCATCAACCTGATCAACGTCTTCAACTCGTTCCCCGTCATCTGGGGCATGACCCGGGGCGGCCCGGACAGCGACACCGCGACCACCACGGTGTTCATGTACCAGCTCAAGAACTCCGACATCGGCGAGTCCGCGGCCATGTCCGTCGTCAACTTCGCCCTGGTCGTGGTGATGGTCGCCGCCTTCCTCAAAGTCAGCGGCTGGAACAAGGAGGAGGCGTGA
- a CDS encoding SIS domain-containing protein, which yields MSDNRSSRTSAEIASQPAVWRRAAESLPDQAAALPRRGERVAVVGCGTSWFMAQSYAVLRETGGHGETDAYAASEFPLGRRYDRILAITRSGTTTEVLGLLGRVKGTVATGAVTADPATPVMEAADDVAVLDFADEESVVQTRFATANLALLRAHLESEGALPAGVRSLDSAIRDAERAVTEPLDSALGAAEQFTFLGTGWTCGLALEAALKMREAAGAWTEAYPAMEYRHGPISITGPGRVAWAFGDLPEGLAGDVARVGGTLVAGSTTAPAGLDPLADLVRAQRLAVALAEARGYDPDRPRNLTRSVVLQDSHA from the coding sequence TTGTCCGACAACCGTTCCTCCCGCACTTCGGCCGAGATAGCCTCCCAGCCCGCCGTGTGGCGCCGGGCCGCGGAATCGCTGCCGGACCAGGCCGCGGCCCTGCCCCGGCGCGGAGAGCGCGTCGCCGTCGTCGGCTGCGGAACCTCCTGGTTCATGGCCCAGTCGTACGCCGTGCTGCGGGAGACCGGCGGTCACGGCGAGACCGACGCCTACGCCGCCTCCGAGTTCCCCCTCGGCCGGCGCTACGACCGGATCCTCGCCATCACCCGCTCCGGCACCACCACCGAGGTCCTCGGCCTGCTCGGCCGGGTCAAGGGCACCGTGGCCACCGGCGCCGTCACCGCCGACCCCGCCACGCCGGTGATGGAGGCGGCCGACGACGTCGCCGTACTCGACTTCGCCGACGAGGAGTCGGTCGTCCAGACCCGCTTCGCCACCGCCAACCTCGCGCTGCTCCGCGCCCACCTGGAGTCCGAGGGCGCCCTGCCCGCCGGCGTACGGTCCCTGGACTCGGCGATCCGTGACGCCGAACGGGCCGTCACCGAACCCCTCGACTCCGCCCTGGGCGCAGCCGAGCAGTTCACCTTCCTGGGCACCGGCTGGACCTGCGGCCTGGCGCTGGAGGCGGCCCTGAAGATGCGGGAGGCCGCCGGGGCGTGGACCGAGGCGTACCCGGCGATGGAGTACCGGCACGGTCCCATCAGCATCACCGGACCGGGCCGGGTGGCCTGGGCCTTCGGCGACCTGCCGGAGGGCCTCGCCGGCGACGTCGCCCGGGTGGGCGGCACCCTGGTCGCCGGCTCCACGACCGCGCCCGCGGGACTGGACCCCCTCGCCGACCTCGTCCGCGCCCAGCGCCTCGCCGTGGCGCTCGCCGAGGCCCGCGGCTACGACCCCGACCGGCCGCGCAACCTCACCCGGTCCGTCGTCCTCCAGGACAGTCATGCCTGA